From the genome of Cytophagales bacterium WSM2-2:
TCTCACCTTCACGTTGGAAGGCTACTTTTTTACCGTTAAGAGTGACCTTCACAATGGGGTCCGCCAGATAAATCCTGCAAGGTTCACCTGCTTTGGAAAGGATTTGCAGCGATGTCAGTTTACTTTGCTTCCATTCCATGTTCAATACAAAACCTCCGCGTGCACAAACACCGTCTAATTTACCCTCGCTCCAATCGGTTGGCAAGGCAGGTAATAGCTCCAGTGCTCCTTCGTGCGATTGAACCAGCATCTCGGAAATCCCAGCAGTCATGCCCAGGGTTCCGTCTACCTGCATCGGAGTAAAACATTTGGCAAAGAGTTGGGGAAATGCCTGTTCCTTAAGGTAGCCTTTAAAAATCTTAAGTGAACGATTGCCATCATGAAGCCGCGCCCACAAAGCCACTTTCCATGCCCGCGACCAACCTGCGCCTCCATCGCCACGCTGCTCCAGTACTGCCTTGCACGCATTGAGGAAGTCCGGTGTCTTCCGAGAAGAGAATACATTGCCGGGATAGAGTCCATACATATGAGAAAAGTGACGGTGATTTTTTTCGAGTTGCCCCCAATCATCAGCCCACTCCTGTAGCATTCCATCCTTTCCAATCTGAGGCGGAACAAGTTTTGATCGCGTCAATTCAACTTTTCTCGCTAAATCTTCATCTACCTTCAGAATTTTACTGGCCTGAATAAAATTGGCGAACAAGTCAGACAGGATTTGCATGTCGATGGAAGAGCCTGCACAAATCGTTGTGCCGGGAATGAAGCTGCCGGTCACTTCATCAAAGTATCTTTCGTTGCCGGGACTCATTGGGAAATTTTCCGGAGACGTAGAAGGATTGGTAACAAGCCATTTCCCGTTAGGATGTGCGACCAGGAAATCAAGAAAGAATTCAACGGAGCCTTTCATGACCTGATAAAATTCTGAAGCTAAATTCTTGTCAAGCGTGTAGTTGTAATGCTCCCACAATTCGTTGACCAACCACGCTCCTCCTACTGTGAATGTTCCCCAGGTCGGTCCGTCCATCGGAGCGGCAACTCGCCAAATGTCGGTATTTTGGTGAAGCACCCACCCTCGCGCTCCATAATGTTCCTTTGCAACTTGACCGCCCTGGTCACCCATTTCTTTGACCATCTGAAATAATGGCTGCGAGCAATCGGAAAGGTTAGCGCTCTCTGCCGCCCAATAATTCATCTGGGTGTTAATATTGGTTGTGTACTTCGAATCCCATGGCGGGTTCATGTCATTGTTCCAAATTCCCTGAAGGTTAGCCGGCTGCAAACCTGGTCGCGATGAACTGATCAAAACATATCTGCCGAATTGATACGCCAATGCTGCGAGAGACGGATCTTCTTCTGACGAGCTCTTTGCAATCCGTTCGTCTGTTGGCAGAAATGAATTGGGTAACTTCGGCAAGGATAGCGATGCACGTGACATCAGACTTTGAAAGTCCTTGATATGATTCTCCCTAGTCGTTTGAAACGATTTTAATTCGAACTGCTTTAAGTAATCCTCAACCCTCTGATGCTGATCACCACTGACGTCTTTATAGTTTATAAAATTGGTGGCAGCAGTGAAATAGATGACAACAGAATTGGCGTTTACTACTTTGAGGGTGTAGTCTTCGACACTAACCTCCCCACCATCTGCTTTTACTTTAACCCTGGCTTCGTATTTTATCTTTCCCTCTACTCCCAGGTAGTCAGCCGACTTGCCCGTAAGTTGTAAACCATCCTTCCCATATCCATTCATTCTGAAATAATCAGTCCCATAGTTCGAGTGCGCCTGGTTGCGGACTCCTCGGAGATTAGCTGAAAAGGAAATGCTGCCTGGCTTATCCGCAGTAATTCGTATCGCGATCACCTGGTCAGGATTGGAAGAGAAAACCTCTCGGTGATAGCGCACATCTCCTGCCTTAAAATCAACATGGGCGACCCCCGTGCTCAAATCAAGCCATCGCTTATAGTCGGATACAGTCTCATCCCTGGTAAAGAACAAGTGGAATGTAGCCAGCGACTGATATTTCATCTGCTCAACGGGATAACCCATCAAGTGCCGGCCGAACAGGTTATGTGCCCGCAAGAATTTCTGATCAAAAACCAGCTGTTGAATTTCTTTCAGTTTTTCATGGCCACCTTTCACTACAGACGAATATGGTCCACCGGTCCAGTATGTATTTTCATTGAGCTGAATTGTTTCTTCAAACCGGTTACCGTAGACCATGGCCCCCAGTCTTCCATTACCTACCGGCAGCGCTTCCTCCCATTTGTTTGCCGGGGTCTTGTACCAAAGTAATAATGCGGGATCAAATTTCTGATTGGAAATATCTTCATGAGTAACTTCTGTTTGGGCAAAAGCAGAAGTAAGAAAAAGAAAAATAAAAAATGAGAGAGCAAAAAAGCAGATTCTGTTCATTTCGGACAATGAACACTAAGTTATCAAGGGTTAACTAATCAGCAAAAGTTTTAACGTGTAAAATAGAGTCGTTGGCCCTGGTTATTATAAATCGATTTTTCACGAATATATCCAATGGTTTCACCGCTTAGGTTGCACAGCAAGTCGTTTAGAAAATACCCAATGTATTTTCCAAAGCGGTCGTACAGGTTTTTAAAATCGCTGCTGTAAGCGACAAAGTTTCCGTTGATGTCATAAAACCGTGCCATGTGAATGCTTATGGTTTGAGATTGATATTCGATTTCGGGTATTTTAGAACGGAGTTTCTTCGTCACCAGGGAACGGAGGCGGTTCATTGCGTTGATTCATCCTGCTTTGAATGTTACTCATCGGAGTAAAGCCATCCGGTGCATCGTAATCCGCAAACTTGGTGAACTTGCCAATAAACTTGAGACGCACATTTTCGAGAGAGCCGTTCCGGTGCTTAGCGATAATCACTTCTGCAACCCCTTGAGATGGAGTACCGTCTTCGTATTCGGTGATCTTATAATATTCCGGACGATAGAGGAACATAACAATATCAGCATCTTGTTCAATAGAACCCGATTCACGCAAATCTGAAAGCTGAGGGCGCTTATCACCACCTCTAGTTTCCACTCCCCGACTTAACTGCGAAAGAGCGATCACTGGTACATTCAATTCTTTGGCAATTCCTTTCAGTGCCCTGGAGATCGAAGCGATTTCCTGTTCGCGGTTTCCGCCGGACTCTCCTTTCATCAATTGCAGGTAGTCAATTACAATCAATTGAATATTGTGCTCTGCTTTCAGCCTCCGGCACTTAGCACGAAGCTCAAGGATAGAAAGCGCAGGGGTGTCGTCAATAAAAATCGGAGCAGATGACAACCGGTTGGTTTTGTGTACTAACTGTTGCCATTCAAATTCCGCCAGGTTTCCTTTCTTGATTTTCTCCGATTCCAATTCAGCTTCCGCTGAGATCAAACGATTCACCAGCTGAAGCGAAGCCATCTCCAACGAGAAAATCGCAACTGCGTGGTTGAAATCAACGGCCGCATTGCGAAGTGCTGAAACAATAAAAGCAGTCTTACCCATACCGGGGCGGGCCGCAATAATAACAAGGTCCGAACGCTGCCAGCCTGAAGTGACCCGGTCAAGTCGTGAAAAACCACTAGGAATCCCGGTAAGTCCATCCTTATGATTCTTCTTTTCCTGCAATTCCTGGATGGCGCGATACATCAACGACTTCATGTTGTCGTAATTCTTGCGCAGGTTAGAATCCGAGATTTGAAAAATCGATTGCTCCGTTTTGTCAAGCAGGTCAAATACATCCGTGGTATCTTCGTAAGCATCGTGATGTATTTGCGAAGCGATCTGGATCAAGTCACGCTTGATAGCCATCTCGATGATAATCCTGGCGTGATACTCGATGTTGGCTGCCGAACTTACTTTGGAAGTCAGTTCAGCAATATAAAAAGCACCGCCGGCAACTTCCAGTTTTCCGTTTTTACGAAGCTGTGCAACCACGGTACGCATATCGACCGGCTCGGACGACTTGAAAAGATCGATGATGGCTTGAAATATTTCCCTGTTCTGGTCAGAATAGAAGTGTTCAGGGCGTAAAAATTCAACAACCGCTGTGAGTGCGTTCTTTTCGAGCATGAGTGCACCGAGAATGGCTTCCTCCAGATCAAGCGCCTGAGGCGGCAACTTTCCCAAACTCTCGGAGATGTCTCTCGCGAGGGTTCGTGGTTTGTTACCTGCTCCGCTGATTGCGGAACTAAGCCTCACTGGCGTTGATCTTTGCTCCATACTTCGTGGTTGTTGTACGAGTTGCGTTTTTTAAAAGGGAGACAAACGTACTCGCATCATCGAAAATCCTATCCCCAACTCTTGCAACTTGTACACATTCAATAAACACAAATCTTTGTTGATAAATTGCAAGAATTAAATTTTTAAGATTCAAAAAATCAATTTTCAAACTTTAGTCAAATTTGATTTACTTTGCCCAAATGCAATCTGCACCTTCAACTGTATATCGTCAAAGTACTGACAAACAACGAATAGTTGTAGCTGGTAAAAGTAAAGCAAGAATCGTCGAAATGATTGCATTTGTGCTGAATCAGAGCAAGAGAAAGATTGATGTATCTGCCTCATTCTCAGAGAAGATTTCAGATGCAGCCACGATCCTGATTGAAGGGAATGGGGACCTTAAATCTTTGGTTGAATACCATCATCATATTCTAATAGTCAGTGACTTACCCGTGTCCGAGAAAGACATCTATTTGGCTCTGGCCGATGCCACTCCGAAAAGTGGTGGCATTTTCTACGATGATACAAGTGATTTGGCAAAATCCATAGCCAAAAAGGAACGTCCCGATGTTACAGTCTTTCCTTTTACAGTTCCCAAGCATGAAATGCAAAACGGAAAAGCTGTACTGATCATCGACAAAGAAAAATTCCCGACACAACTTTCTTCAGAAGATGATTTGAAAAGCTGCAGTGCAGCCAAAGAACTGCTGAGCAAAATTGGCATCACGTCAGCGCAGTTCTACAATTCCATCGCTACATTTCAATAATTTCTTTCCTTACCTGTACTAAATGAAGTTAAGTCTTAAAATACCACTGTGCTTTTTTGACCTTGAAGCTACCGGAGTAAATGTCGCGCACGACAGGATTGTCGAAATCGCGGTGATTAAAGTCATGCCTAACGGGGAAATTCTGCGGAAGACCAATTTGCTTAACCCAACCATTCCGATTCCTGCAGAGTCAACCGCCATCCATGGGATCAACAACGAAGACGTGAAGGACAAACCAACGTTCAAGGAAGTAGCACGGGAGTATGCGCGTTTTTTTGAAGGAGCTGACCTTGCCGGTTTTAATATTCTAAAATTTGATGTTCCTATGCTTGTGGAGGAGTTCCTTCGCGCTGATGTGGATTTTGATTATCACCGCAAGAAGATCATCGATTCCCAGAAAATCTATCATTTCATGGAGAAGCGTACGCTGTCTGCAGCTTACAAATTCTACTGCCAAAAGCAAATGGACAACGCGCACTCAGCCGAGTCTGACACCCAGGCTTCGATGGAAGTATTGATGTCGCAAATCGAAAGGTATGAAGGGCAGGAAGTATTTGATGGCCTCGAACGTAAAGTGGGCGTTATCAAAAATGACATGGAGACGCTGGCCAAACTAGTCGGTGATGACATGATCGACCTGGCAGGCAGGATGATCCGCAATCCGAAAGGAGCTGTGATCTTCAATTTTGGAAAACACAAGGGCAAAGTAGTTGATAGCGTCTTCAAAGAAGAACCTGCCTACTACGACTGGATGATGAATGGTGACTTCCCACTTGATACAAAAAGGAAGCTCACCGAAATAAAGCTGGCAGGTCTTAAAAAATAAAACCCACCGAATTTGGTAGGTGGTTTCTGAACCCTCTTAAGACAAGCTTTGGGTTGCTTTCTTCCGCAATCTTCCACTGTTATCCTGCTTTTAGGGCGAGGTCACGCCCGAAGGTGTGATTGAGGCCTGATTTTGTAAGTCAGCTTAGACCCGGTATTGTTTTTACTGTTAGGTTCAGCAAACGTGTCCCAAACCCGATGGGAATTACATCACAAAGATATGGATTATAACTTTTAGTTTTTCAAATATCTTTGATCAAATCTTGTTTGCCCATTTGTGCCTCCATAGTTTTGGGCCAATGAAATCTGCCATCAATTTTGCCCCCGGGCCTTCTCAACTTTACTTCACGGTGCCC
Proteins encoded in this window:
- a CDS encoding large protein, coding for MNRICFFALSFFIFLFLTSAFAQTEVTHEDISNQKFDPALLLWYKTPANKWEEALPVGNGRLGAMVYGNRFEETIQLNENTYWTGGPYSSVVKGGHEKLKEIQQLVFDQKFLRAHNLFGRHLMGYPVEQMKYQSLATFHLFFTRDETVSDYKRWLDLSTGVAHVDFKAGDVRYHREVFSSNPDQVIAIRITADKPGSISFSANLRGVRNQAHSNYGTDYFRMNGYGKDGLQLTGKSADYLGVEGKIKYEARVKVKADGGEVSVEDYTLKVVNANSVVIYFTAATNFINYKDVSGDQHQRVEDYLKQFELKSFQTTRENHIKDFQSLMSRASLSLPKLPNSFLPTDERIAKSSSEEDPSLAALAYQFGRYVLISSSRPGLQPANLQGIWNNDMNPPWDSKYTTNINTQMNYWAAESANLSDCSQPLFQMVKEMGDQGGQVAKEHYGARGWVLHQNTDIWRVAAPMDGPTWGTFTVGGAWLVNELWEHYNYTLDKNLASEFYQVMKGSVEFFLDFLVAHPNGKWLVTNPSTSPENFPMSPGNERYFDEVTGSFIPGTTICAGSSIDMQILSDLFANFIQASKILKVDEDLARKVELTRSKLVPPQIGKDGMLQEWADDWGQLEKNHRHFSHMYGLYPGNVFSSRKTPDFLNACKAVLEQRGDGGAGWSRAWKVALWARLHDGNRSLKIFKGYLKEQAFPQLFAKCFTPMQVDGTLGMTAGISEMLVQSHEGALELLPALPTDWSEGKLDGVCARGGFVLNMEWKQSKLTSLQILSKAGEPCRIYLADPIVKVTLNGKKVAFQREGEIVQFSTEKNQTYVLSFK
- the dnaB gene encoding replicative DNA helicase, which encodes MEQRSTPVRLSSAISGAGNKPRTLARDISESLGKLPPQALDLEEAILGALMLEKNALTAVVEFLRPEHFYSDQNREIFQAIIDLFKSSEPVDMRTVVAQLRKNGKLEVAGGAFYIAELTSKVSSAANIEYHARIIIEMAIKRDLIQIASQIHHDAYEDTTDVFDLLDKTEQSIFQISDSNLRKNYDNMKSLMYRAIQELQEKKNHKDGLTGIPSGFSRLDRVTSGWQRSDLVIIAARPGMGKTAFIVSALRNAAVDFNHAVAIFSLEMASLQLVNRLISAEAELESEKIKKGNLAEFEWQQLVHKTNRLSSAPIFIDDTPALSILELRAKCRRLKAEHNIQLIVIDYLQLMKGESGGNREQEIASISRALKGIAKELNVPVIALSQLSRGVETRGGDKRPQLSDLRESGSIEQDADIVMFLYRPEYYKITEYEDGTPSQGVAEVIIAKHRNGSLENVRLKFIGKFTKFADYDAPDGFTPMSNIQSRMNQRNEPPPFPGDEETPF
- a CDS encoding DNA polymerase III subunit epsilon, translated to MKLSLKIPLCFFDLEATGVNVAHDRIVEIAVIKVMPNGEILRKTNLLNPTIPIPAESTAIHGINNEDVKDKPTFKEVAREYARFFEGADLAGFNILKFDVPMLVEEFLRADVDFDYHRKKIIDSQKIYHFMEKRTLSAAYKFYCQKQMDNAHSAESDTQASMEVLMSQIERYEGQEVFDGLERKVGVIKNDMETLAKLVGDDMIDLAGRMIRNPKGAVIFNFGKHKGKVVDSVFKEEPAYYDWMMNGDFPLDTKRKLTEIKLAGLKK